The Branchiostoma floridae strain S238N-H82 chromosome 7, Bfl_VNyyK, whole genome shotgun sequence region AATCCATTGTGTAGATATCAGGGTGACCTTAAGCTATAAAATACAAGAAGCGGCACAAGTCTCTCAGCATGATGGTCTGCATTCCTTTTGCTACGAGCTATTTTGATTCAAAGTTAATCGTACTCTGCAACTGTAATGGTGGCTTGTCGGGCACAAAAAGTTAGATCTGCCAGTAGCCACATGtttatttacagtactgtatttaTTAGCGGGTATATACTGACACAGACGACTGGTGCTTAGCCTGCATTTGAAGCTAAACAACACACTCATTGGTCGTCACCCTACATGTGTGTTTGATACTACTGGACCGTATCATCACAATGATATTATCAATTCAATTTTTGACATATGATAACCCATATTTTCACAACTTATTTGGATTCAGAAATAAACATTTCCGTCAAAAAGTTGCATTTTATGcttctgttttattttgcattcaaACAAGCGGGTCTATCATTTAGCCGCTTTAGAATCATATCAAGACTAGTCAGTCAAACAATTGATCAGTGTTGAAGTTTCACAGCACACACAAATCCATTCTGGTGGTGATGCCGGCTGCGTCAGTTAAGCCAACACGAGAACGAGGCGCCACCCTCTTCCTTGCAGTACATGTCACCCggacaggaggcgctgctgcacCTGTAGGACTCCGAAATGCGGACTGTCGGAGCTGAAACAAGACAGGCACACCTTTACTACTCTGAACGACCATCAAGTTTAAGTACAAACTACTTTTGACTGTGAGATTACATGTAGCATATATTGTTCATTTCCCTACAGCTAGCGTTGTAATAATCTATAGTAGGGCTATTCTTATAACAGTGAGGTTCTTATAGCAGTGTTGCTCTTATAGTAGTGCTGATCTTATAGCAGTGCTGTTCTTATACATCGACAGTCCTGTTTGTGTGGCAGTGTTGTCCTAATACAGCTGTCCTGCTCTTATGACGGCCCTGTTCTTAGTCTCgcgcgagacataaagaaaacgaatgatacaaatagaaagcctgataaaacgCCTTAAAAGCATAAACTATAACagacggagcctaacctctggtTGAAGAGTAGTTTAGTAGGGCAGTAATGTAATGTAAAGCCAGTGCAGTGCTTACCCAGGCAGTTGAGGTGGTCCAGCAAGCTCACGCATGTCCAGTCGAATGGGCAGGCTACCAGGGCACACAAGTCTATTTCTGATGAGGCAAAAACACAAGGGTTTGTGACCAGTACACTTTTATTACATGTTAGGTACAATTTTGTCGTTTTTGACTCCTGAATATGTACAGAacaaaaaaggtacaaaacacAGGAGTGTCTTCCTAAAGATAACTGAGGACATGGTTGAAGTTTCGATACTATTGTTTAACTAAAGGTTGATCCTTGATCTTACTAATGATGttttacacccccccccccaaatataAAGTTCAGTGGTAATTATGTTCATGAAGGCCAAGGAGACATAAACTAGCAGAAAATACCAAATGCACAGTTGTCGCCGTTGTACCCGGCCGGGCATTGGCAACCGTAAGAACTGACTTGATCCTGGCAGATTCcgccatgttggcatgggttggACGCGCACTCATCTGTGTCTGTTCAGCAAGgataaaacaccacaaagacttGAGTTGAACGGAAAATGTGATACAGTCCATTTTATTTGTAAATTACAGTTGACATTTGCTTCATAATGACTTCTACCGATAGCATCTACCACGCCCCACATGTCACTGAAAGTAGTAGAAACTGGCCAAATAGATAAATCACCTGAGGTGTTGGCCGGCCCATGTCGCAAAAGGTAGCTTTGGCCATgagccggccaactcctctggtgtgccATCTgtttatttggccaatttctattatttctaGCGACACGTGGATCCGGGTAGAGGCTATTCTACCAaaaacagatgaacttccaGACTAACATCCAGAACGTTTTCGACAATCAATCGTAAGATAATGACTTACTTATTTCACAGAGGCTTCCTTCGAATCCATCAAGGCAGTCACAGAAAGTGTCGGTGCCACCGAAGCAGGAGCTGCAGTTGCCGCCATTCTGGCAAACGTTGGGCACACAGGGTACGTTGTCTGCAAAATACAACTGAAAGgtcacatttgcaaacaaatacataatgttgaCCTCCTAGCCGAACGAAATATTGCTCTGTTAATCTAAATTAAACATTTTATATATGGTTACAACCCCCACCAGCTCTGTCCGGCCACTCCCTGCATAGTGTATTCGAACACCatagggtgtctgctactttaccagtaaccatggtgacatccgtctggtccaggtcatggACCTTTAggcttatttgtttggagaagaggaATAACAGGAAATAAAGCCAGGCGACATGCTCAGTTCAGTTAAAGTAAACGCAATAACCACAAGTAAAATTTATTTTCTTAAGCTATGCTAACAAAATAGGAACTACAATGTACCAGACTGGCAGACGTAATTGTGTTGCTCCGTGCAGAGTGCTGTCTTCGCCTTGTAGCTATCGGAGCTGTCCAGGAGAACGCACAGGTCAATCACCGGGTACCAAGGTTCGCCTGCTGACCACGCGACAGCACCGCCTTTCAAATAAAAGATAGAAAATAAAAGCTAATTGATACAGTTGTGCACAAACACAATAAGAAGTAACATCTTGTTTGAGGTAGAGGTATAAGTTTTGAATATTCGTTTGATACTTGCCTTAGACGCTTCATTTGATAATTGTCAGTTAGATACTAGATGATCCCACAATCAATACACATTTGAACGACTAAACCGTAGATCATATGAATAATTCGTTGCGCCTCATTCGCGATCGAGTTTTAACTTTTTGTAACTTTTACGTGTGGCATCATGATCACTTTGACATCATGTTTGCATGTACCTGAAACAGGAGTTCCATCACTGTAGACAATAGACAACGGTGCGGTTTTCATGGCCAGCCAGTGAGATTCGCCAGTGGTGGCCGCGATGGTGTCAGCCAGGAACTGATGCTGCTGCTGGTCTCTCACATCCACCATACGGCCGCCGATGACTCTGCAGGCCTGGGTCGCGTCTTGATGGGTAAGAGCTGATGTCGAGAACTGGTAGCAATCCCCCGCAAAAGATACTGGGTGTAAAAAATGGTTCGTTAAATAAACAATCTTATCCGCGAAATAGGAAAGGCATTGAGACAAACACTTGATCAATTCAACACCGCTACGCGCGGATGCGATTTATGAATAAATATCATGTGCTTAAAAAAATGATTCTAGATTTTACAGCTACTGCCTGAATGTTGTTAGAAACGACTAACCAGAACCATAACTGTGAATTGTTATGACAGCAAGGTCAGTTGTATCAAGGAGGTGATATCCTTGGTTGTATGAAGACGTATGAACGAccaatatcataattttttgtcTCGAATTGTAAAAAGAGGGCTGTTACCAGTGTCACAGATGTTGCCGGTAGTACCCTTCGGACAGACACAGCTGTAGCCGTTCACGTGATCCAGGCAGGTCCCTCCCAGCCAACAAGGGCTGCTCGCACACTCGTCGATGTctaaaacataaacaaagacGTACTGTATTCCTGAATGCCATATGTCATTTTCTGTCATTGTGTCCTTATCCACCCGATCATATCTACCTACTAACGCATTACCAACATTACCAACCTTGGTCACAGTTGTGTCCCGTCCAGCCGTTCTCACAGCTGCAGGTGTAGCTCGCCACACCATCGGTACATGTTCCGTGTACACAGGGGGAGGACGCGCACTCATCGATGTCTAAAATAAAGGGGTGTCATGTGAGTGTTATCACTGCAAGAGATCTAAACTAGCTTCAAAGCAGAAGTGTCAGCTGGATGCAAAAAGAGAAGACTTTGGACATATAGGGACATAtgagttgccatgggatttcagtcagtctatccagctatcagcCGGCCGGCCAGTTCACCCCTaagccaattaactcctactaggctttttttaatcctaacttggccaaagtcccctattactatttggccaggcgggagtctggtggagactagaTGTACACCTACTTTATTCACCATGTCTAGCATTTTATTTCCAATACGGGCGACCATCATATATACGTAATATAGTCCATCCGTCGATGTTCTATCTACCAGCCGAGTTTGTGACGAGGTAAAGTACTGACCTTGATCACAGTTGTGTCCTGTCCAGCCGTTCTCACAGTAGCAGGAGTAGCTCGCCACCTGGTCAGTGCAGACTCCGTGTACACAGGGGGAGGGCGCGCAATCATCGATGCCTGATAAAAAGTACAGGTATTATACAGCCTTGTGCACCAagtgttttaaacattttttttgtcttataacactttacttccaacacatGAATTAaactctaaattttcggtcgatctccgtcgaccttgttcacagaatgacccttctatctccagaagtgacgtcaggaacacaccacttttgcaggagggggtcatacgTATCAGAAAGTGTaggtcgccccccgtctctgttgttttttgtcttatCTTTTTCTGTATAAAATCCAACCACAATGGCAGTTTATAATAAAGATATCTTCTGTTAAATGTCACTACAGGAAAAGGACAGTTTTATGTCAGTGGAAGAGAATACTAACTTTGATCACAGCGGTGTCccatccagccgttctcacAGCTACAGGTGTAGCTCGCCACACCGTCGGTACAGGTGCCGTGGAGACAGGGGGAGGGCGCGCACTCATTGACGTCTGgggtaaatgaaaaaaaaaatgtaatgttaaaTGACATCGTGGTAAAATACACATGTTGTAACTTCTTTATCACGTTACTCAGCTGCCAAAATACATCCGGTGGCttcgtttttgttgttgaacgACAGCGTTCTATGTCTCAATTGATTGCTGTGTATAATGCCATTTATTCACCATACCTAAGATGATCCAACAATGATAGAttgaaatatcaatatttcttgAGCGTCATTGACTGAACAGAGAACTGCCAAGGAAACAGTTCTAGTACTCACTTCTATCACAGTTGGTTCCTTCCCATCCGTTTTCACACGTACAGGTGTAGCCCCCGAAAGCCTCCATGCAGGTTCCGTGTACACATGGATTGTATCTCGCACAAGTAGGGACTAGACATAGGAGATAACGTTAGAGTTTTGAATAGACCTATAAATATTTCATTGAGGTCTGAGGTCCCTGAACTCTAGTTACATTTTAAGTTAGAAGATAAATGAGGGATCACCCCCTCCACCccgacaaaacaaaacaaaagaaaaacacaaacaaaacacagaaaaacatgACTATAAAGCCTTCGTGACATGTTGGTACTCTCTAGACTGAGGTAGGTGGGAGAAGATTGACCTTTTTATCATATCTCATGTTGAAAAAAAGGTCACAgtttttccccaccaacctctgcttggagagtacacggAGGCTTATTTGGGGTATGTGGGGGAGGGTTGTGACTTTTTTAAATCTCCAGTTAGAAAAAGGTAGCAATTTCGACAcaaacctctgctcggagagtacaTGGGTACTTACGTATACACAGGGCGTACATGTTGTAGTAGTTTGCTCCCTCTACGCACATGGTTGCAGTCTCATAGTCCACTCCGCAAGCACTACCGTCAACCTGCCAGCCAGGGATGTACACAAAGGTGTCGTCAAGGGGCTGACAATGCCGAGGATCTGTTCCAGGTCCACACAGATTATTGGCGAGGACCCAGTGAGTGTCACAGTGGATCCCAGCAGTGTCGTACGCGATGCAGCTGGGTTCCCAGTAGTACTCACACCCCACCGTACCTACGGAGTGGCATGTATACCTCATCCCCGCCGCCAAACACGTGGCCCTCACGTTGATATTGGTCATCTGGCCGATCGAAAGGACCTGATAAAAGGCCCAATTGTCCTGTGTAGTGAGGTACCGGTACTGTTGGccttaagaaagaaaaaaaagaagtaagaAATATTGTCAACACGTTCTTTGTCCCCACACCTTTCTTCTGGTTCGACTTCGGCTAGACAAGTAACGCAGAAGTTTGATGCTTAATTGCCATTTTCATAAATTTGCAAAAGAAATCCCACAATGTcccacctgaacttttgtaaaTCATCACTAAAATAAGCAAGGAACAAGCTATCACATCCCCCAaccaacaacacacacacacacgtgcacacacaggGTGCATTAAAAAACGCCGCTCTCCTGAGATTCCCTCCGCAGTTCTTACTCATAATCGATACACCATTGCCACATATTTTACAGCtaaaatgaatgaagacctttatcaTAAGTCTACCTTGTGTTGAAGCCGGACAGACAGTTACAGCCGCGATGAAGAGCAGAAACGGACACATCTTTGCCGTCTGTAGAGGCGAGTCAGACTGTGGTACGTGTTAGGTTTGCTCTGCGTGCTATTTCTGAAGGACAAGGGTCTTAGGTGCGAGGATACAGAGTTCTGATTGGTATGGACCTCGGTAGACATCACTGTGTCAACGCCATATCCTTAGCTCTGTCGGCTTGTGGCACAATCTTTCCAAACTGGCCCATTAACCTGACTTTGTAATCTTGGCACAGGGCAGACCAGGTCATTACAATGAGCGAACGCCACACCTGTGACTCTAGCGACGTGTGCCACAAACTTTCCAAACAGGTCCATTACTAAGGCATTATCTTGACTTTGCAACCTTTATTTGTAACCACAAGACATATCAGTAACGTACGTCAATTTCAATGAGCGAACACCACACCCATCACTCCAGCGGCGTGTGCCACAAACTCTCCAAACTGGCCCATTAACGGTTAGTTTGACTTGGTAAACTCAGCACGGGGCACACCAGGCCTTGGGCGGTGTTGTGGCGAGGGGCGTCTTGAACTGACGTCAAGGTGTAatgtcgcataacacagtattcatGGACGACCCCCGTCCTCAGTAATTGTTCGGGTATAAAATAGAGAGCCGCGGTACTTGAAAAagcagtacatgtagttattttaCTGTGCACAACAGCGAGATGGACACTGTGTAGAAAATTACATGAGCTTTGCGCATGTATAAGTTGAATTACGATGTTTGTTCGGTCGGCGTGAATTTGTGCCTTGATTCTCTTaccctacgtcacatttccaatccggTACCCGTCCGTAATGCGGTCTCTATAGAAACGCAGGTATTTCTTGGGGTGAACGCCCGTACGGTCGTTTTACCAAAGCTTTAATAACATgactttaaaaacaaacaaaagcgtAAAAATAAAATCTTAAAACTTTATCTACTAAGTATCATGTTACAATCAGGCAAGGGCAGTCGTAGGTTCAGAATCTTTTGCATCATAACGACAAATCAGTCttctatgtatttacctatAAACGTTATTTTGCATTGTGAGAGTTGCCACATATCTTAACATAGAAGAAATGGGCGGCAAACGCGGACGAGCCACAAACTCAATTACATTTAAACAGCCCATACGTATGTAACAGTTGGTAATAGTGTAATATTGATATATTGttaatatatgtaaatatagtCATATAGTAGCCAGCGACATCGTGCGCGGCCGTGCGGGATTGCATGTTGAGAGCCCTCTGGTGAGAGCCCGTGATTCgaagctttcgggaacgaaaggtatgacataatagaCACCAAGCTACACAAGATGTGAAGAGGATAGTAGTGGGAATTATTTGTATGCAttcttacgtatacatttctattttcgtttccgcaaacagcacGACCGGGCCCAGGTTTCCAAATGTAACGTTGGCCTATCAAAGGAAAATTAAGTCATCTCAATCCAGTTCGTGATCGACGCGTCAGAGCACAGTCGTACTTTCGTGCACTTacacccccctcacattatatacgatcttcggacgtacttcgcgatcgcaggaaggtcggctgattttaagatcttaagatggtcttgcgtatttttcgcccaaaatctgtccccctcacatataagcgagcctcgtgcgatcgacggtgaataaatttatgataatgaacctcccatgacctcttgcacgcggacaagggaatacaaaacgttcctcaaaaaaggcaagagatcaataaatgttgcttattttgttgtcggaatctttttaaccaatgaatggaatgcgcgggcataatagaaatgacacaaaaaaggaaagtgtgtcacaaagccagcctacatactgccacaggggccacaatgttagaatttccctcacattcccagaaattcaatatttgtaaacaatcggaagtcgggtggggtgaacgtcgcccgaacgtcgcccaactaacgggcgttcgccatccgatttgcgctcgatgattaatgaatgaagacctttattgtacaattttgcccaactgggctaagtacaggtcacaacaaatcaggatatatacatacataaaagtgtcacaaatctagtctaacacaaaagttcggcttcttctcgcttcttggtaatagtgaaaatgtaggactgtatgggtttcgctattgtcggtttgtcaaaacgcatgagaaatataaacttgtcagtgctactcatgtgtctaaaatgagggaatctactttctatataactaaatagagtatttctatcattcgcatacatatcgcaatcaacagtgaagtgcacttcatcttctaccatgtttgaggtacaaaattggcagattctttgttctagaggagtgcggctgTGCCTTcccgattcaattcgcagtcggtggcaactgattcttagtttggcAATGG contains the following coding sequences:
- the LOC118419379 gene encoding fibropellin-1-like, with the protein product MCPFLLFIAAVTVCPASTQGQQYRYLTTQDNWAFYQVLSIGQMTNINVRATCLAAGMRYTCHSVGTVGCEYYWEPSCIAYDTAGIHCDTHWVLANNLCGPGTDPRHCQPLDDTFVYIPGWQVDGSACGVDYETATMCVEGANYYNMYALCILPTCARYNPCVHGTCMEAFGGYTCTCENGWEGTNCDRNVNECAPSPCLHGTCTDGVASYTCSCENGWMGHRCDQSIDDCAPSPCVHGVCTDQVASYSCYCENGWTGHNCDQDIDECASSPCVHGTCTDGVASYTCSCENGWTGHNCDQDIDECASSPCWLGGTCLDHVNGYSCVCPKGTTGNICDTVSFAGDCYQFSTSALTHQDATQACRVIGGRMVDVRDQQQHQFLADTIAATTGESHWLAMKTAPLSIVYSDGTPVSGGAVAWSAGEPWYPVIDLCVLLDSSDSYKAKTALCTEQHNYVCQSDNVPCVPNVCQNGGNCSSCFGGTDTFCDCLDGFEGSLCEIKIDLCALVACPFDWTCVSLLDHLNCLAPTVRISESYRCSSASCPGDMYCKEEGGASFSCWLN